A single window of Larimichthys crocea isolate SSNF chromosome XII, L_crocea_2.0, whole genome shotgun sequence DNA harbors:
- the narfl gene encoding cytosolic Fe-S cluster assembly factor narfl, translating to MASQFSGVLQLTDLDDFITPSQACVKPVKVEKKEGKSVAKIQIEDDGSYVQVNQDGGKQKLGKAKITLNDCLACSGCITSAESVLISQQSNEELFKVLNNNKTGGAEQKVVVVSVSPQSRASLAARYDLSSTEAGRKLTCFFKGLGVHHVFDTSFSRTFSLLESQREFVERFQRKEQDSTCLPMMTSACPGWICYAEKTHGEFVLPYISTTRSPQQMMGSLVKGYFAEQQGLSPEQIYHVAVMPCFDKKLEASRSDFYLDKSQSREVDLVITSAEVQKILEEKNVALGDVEPAPLDAMFSHVSGDEFLSHAGSGSGGYLHHVFTYAAKELFGEEVKELTYKTLRNKDFQEVTIERDGVVLLCFASTYGFRNIQNLVQKLKRGKSPYHFVEVMACPSGCLNGGGQVKPLPGQDPKELLQKVEKLYKAERPLTPEEDARVSELYQSWLHSVGEERAKELLHTQYHTVQKNINGLTMKW from the exons ATGGCTTCTCAGTTCAGCGGCGTGCTGCAGCTGACAGACCTCGATGATTTCATCACTCCTTCACAG gCATGTGTCAAACCTGTCAAAGTAGAGAAGAAAGAAGGTAAATCTGTGGCCAAAATTCAAATAGAAGATGACGGCAGTTACGTCCAGGTCAATCAG GATGGTGGGAAGCAGAAGCTGGGCAAAGCAAAGATCACACTGAATGACTGTTTGGCCTGCAGTGGCTGTATCACCTCCGCTGAGAGCGTCCTCATCTCCCAGCAGAGCAACGAGGAGCTTTTTAAAGTGCTGAACAACAACAAG ACCGGTGGCGCAGAgcagaaggtggtggtggtgtcgGTGTCACCGCAGTCCAGAGCCTCCCTCGCAGCGCGTTATGACCTCAGCAGCACTGAGGCAGGCAGGAAGCTTACGTGTTTCTTCAAAGGCCTTG GGGTCCATCATGTTTTTGACACAAGCTTTAGTCGGACGTTCAGCCTGTTGGAAAGCCAGAGAGAGTTTGTGGAACGTTTCCAGAGGAAGGAGCAGGATAGTACATGTCTGCCCATGATGACTTCAGCCTGTCCAG GTTGGATTTGCTACGCAGAGAAGACCCATGGAGAGTTCGTTCTTCCGTACATCAGTACCACTCGCTCCCCTCAGCAGATGATGGGTTCTCTGGTTAAAGGCTACTTTGCTGAACAACAG GGGCTCAGTCCAGAGCAGATCTACCATGTGGCAGTAATGCCCTGCTTTGACAAGAAACTTGAGGCGTCGAGGTCAGACTTCTACCTGGACAAATCTCAGTCTCGAGAAGTGGACCTTGTCATCACCTCTG CTGAGGTTCAGAAAATACTGGAGGAGAAAAACGTGGCTCTTGGCGATGTGGAACCTGCCCCTCTTGATGCAAT GTTCAGCCATGTGAGTGGGGATGAGTTCCTGAGCCATGCTGGGAGTGGGTCAGGGGGTTACCTCCATCATGTCTTCACCTATGCTGCCAAGGAGCTGTttggagaggaggtgaaggagctCACATACAAGACCCTGAG GAATAAAGACTTCCAGGAAGTGACTATAGAGAGAGACGGGGTAGTCTTGTTGTGCTTTGCTTCCACATACGGCTTCCGCAACATCCAGAACCTGGTGCAGAAACTCAAGAGAGGGAAGTCGCCTTACCACTTTGTAGAAGTTATGGCCTGTCCATCAG GTTGTCTAAATGGTGGTGGACAGGTGAAGCCCTTACCTGGTCAGGACCCAAAGGAGCTTCTCCAGAAGGTTGAGAAGCTCTACAAGGCAGAGCGCCCCCTAACACCAGAGGAGGATGCTCGTGTGTCCGAGCTTTACCAGTCCTGGCTTCATAGTGTTGGGGAGGAGAGAGCCAAAGAGCTGCTTCACACACAGTACCACACTGTGCAGAAAAATATAAACGGCCTCACTATGAAGTGGTGA